A genome region from Syntrophaceae bacterium includes the following:
- the scmD gene encoding SynChlorMet cassette protein ScmD, giving the protein MDAKNPIANPLVVLREEFDDWAILFDPDTGNAFGLNPTGVFIWKLLDGKHDADAIVGRLREEADDVPDEAAEHTRQFIAALEQQGLVGYEVQP; this is encoded by the coding sequence GTGGATGCCAAGAATCCCATCGCCAACCCCCTGGTCGTCCTGCGAGAGGAGTTCGACGACTGGGCGATCCTCTTCGACCCCGACACAGGCAACGCCTTCGGCCTGAACCCCACGGGCGTCTTCATCTGGAAGCTCCTCGACGGGAAGCACGACGCCGACGCCATCGTCGGCAGGCTCCGCGAGGAGGCCGACGACGTCCCCGACGAGGCCGCAGAACATACCCGGCAGTTCATTGCGGCCCTGGAGCAGCAGGGTCTTGTCGGCTATGAGGTTCAACCGTGA
- a CDS encoding FAD-dependent oxidoreductase, with the protein MEKFDVIIVGAGLAGLAAAWTLAGEGVEAVVLERGDYPGAKNVSGGRLYLNPVRDLFPGLWDGAPLERAIVREGATLMARNRSFTFHYTGSELRADRPQSYSVLRSKFDRWFAERVEERGGMILAKTLVTDLVRENGRVCGVVAGGDELRADAIIACDGVLSLIPEKAGLRPPGRPHDYAVGIKEVIRLDPAVINDRFGVGDGEGAAHLYAGDITKGLFGGGFLYTNADSVSLGLVVSIEDLAKEEAAGDAPSLFEAFKARPEIAPLVRGGQTVEYGAHVIPEGGYRSLARLVGDGILAAGDSAGFALNLGFTVRGMEYALASGHYAAKAVIEARKAGRYDAAALASYQASLEDSFVLHDFKTFKDAQRVLANPHLFGHYPELIGNLMRDLYAVPAGPKSPVFTTLRKHLPLSELWTILLDAKEVTKI; encoded by the coding sequence ATGGAGAAGTTCGACGTCATCATCGTGGGTGCGGGGCTGGCCGGGCTGGCGGCGGCGTGGACGCTGGCCGGCGAGGGCGTCGAGGCCGTCGTCCTCGAGCGCGGCGACTACCCCGGCGCCAAGAACGTCTCCGGCGGCCGCCTCTACCTGAACCCCGTCCGCGACCTCTTCCCCGGCCTCTGGGATGGGGCCCCCCTCGAGCGGGCCATCGTCCGCGAGGGGGCCACGCTCATGGCCCGCAACCGCTCCTTCACCTTCCACTACACCGGCAGCGAGCTGCGGGCCGACAGGCCCCAGAGCTACAGTGTCCTCCGCTCGAAATTCGACCGCTGGTTTGCCGAGCGCGTCGAGGAGAGGGGCGGGATGATCCTCGCCAAGACCCTCGTGACGGACCTCGTCAGGGAGAACGGCAGGGTCTGCGGCGTCGTCGCCGGGGGCGACGAGCTCCGCGCCGACGCGATCATCGCCTGCGACGGGGTGCTCTCCCTCATCCCGGAGAAGGCCGGCCTGCGGCCGCCCGGGCGGCCGCACGACTACGCCGTGGGCATCAAGGAGGTGATCCGGCTCGACCCCGCCGTCATCAACGACCGCTTCGGCGTGGGCGACGGCGAGGGGGCGGCGCACCTGTACGCCGGCGACATCACGAAGGGCCTCTTCGGCGGCGGCTTCCTGTACACCAACGCCGACAGCGTGAGCCTGGGCCTGGTCGTCTCCATCGAGGACCTTGCAAAGGAGGAAGCCGCGGGCGACGCGCCATCGCTTTTCGAGGCCTTCAAGGCGAGGCCGGAGATCGCTCCCCTCGTGCGCGGGGGGCAGACCGTGGAGTACGGCGCGCACGTGATCCCGGAGGGCGGCTACCGGTCGCTTGCCCGCCTCGTCGGCGACGGCATCCTCGCGGCGGGGGACTCGGCGGGCTTCGCCCTGAACCTCGGGTTCACCGTGCGCGGCATGGAATACGCCCTGGCCTCGGGGCACTATGCGGCCAAGGCCGTCATCGAGGCGAGAAAAGCGGGGCGATATGACGCAGCGGCGCTTGCCTCGTACCAGGCGTCCCTGGAGGACAGCTTCGTCTTGCACGATTTCAAGACCTTCAAGGACGCGCAGCGGGTGCTTGCGAACCCGCACCTCTTCGGCCACTACCCGGAGCTGATCGGCAACCTGATGCGCGATCTCTACGCCGTCCCCGCGGGGCCCAAGTCACCCGTCTTCACGACGCTGCGCAAGCACCTGCCGCTCAGCGAGCTGTGGACCATCCTCCTCGACGCGAAGGAGGTCACGAAGATATGA
- the scmC gene encoding SynChlorMet cassette protein ScmC — protein MRRMYGFQLSDGQTWGIEPGGDTGAWADTFARLLGLEPLRRLPEDTIRLERVPPPSGPEDVCRSAPHGRGGEGWHLRTSPLLEVWRHPSLREILCGLHETQDFSQVKEQMRCALFPVYDQTVRRGGLPLHGALVGQGGRGVLLVGRSGVGKSTACRRLPPRWDVLGDDLALAVRLPGGGFAVHPLPTWSAVGQAAGERTWDIRRGLGLSAVFFLTQAAEDEILPAQKAMATVLLTDAAMTIFQSVRVRERSMEKTLLAGNVFANAAAMAGSVPAYILRLSLTGRFWEKIEEVLELENGDSPLFRCETGEQKSA, from the coding sequence ATGCGACGGATGTACGGGTTTCAACTCTCTGACGGCCAGACCTGGGGGATTGAGCCCGGCGGCGACACCGGGGCGTGGGCCGACACGTTTGCCCGCCTGCTCGGTCTCGAGCCCCTGCGGCGCCTGCCGGAGGACACGATCCGCCTGGAGAGGGTTCCGCCCCCGTCGGGCCCGGAAGACGTATGCCGCAGCGCCCCGCACGGGCGCGGGGGGGAGGGCTGGCATCTCCGCACCTCTCCGCTTCTGGAAGTCTGGCGGCATCCCTCCCTGCGTGAGATCCTCTGCGGGCTTCACGAGACGCAGGATTTTTCCCAGGTGAAGGAGCAGATGCGGTGCGCCCTCTTTCCCGTCTACGATCAGACCGTGCGCCGGGGCGGTCTGCCGCTCCACGGCGCCCTGGTAGGGCAGGGCGGCCGGGGGGTTCTGCTCGTCGGCCGCAGCGGCGTGGGCAAGTCGACGGCCTGCCGCAGGCTGCCGCCGCGGTGGGACGTCCTCGGCGACGATCTGGCCCTCGCCGTGCGGTTGCCCGGGGGAGGGTTTGCAGTCCATCCCCTTCCCACGTGGAGCGCCGTCGGACAGGCTGCGGGAGAACGGACGTGGGACATCCGGCGGGGCCTTGGCCTCTCGGCGGTCTTCTTTCTCACCCAGGCCGCCGAGGACGAGATCCTCCCGGCGCAGAAGGCCATGGCGACGGTGCTCTTGACCGATGCGGCCATGACGATCTTCCAGTCCGTCAGAGTGAGGGAGCGATCGATGGAGAAAACGCTCCTGGCCGGCAATGTCTTCGCCAACGCCGCCGCCATGGCCGGGTCGGTGCCGGCCTACATCCTGCGCCTGAGTCTCACGGGGCGTTTCTGGGAGAAGATCGAAGAGGTATTGGAATTGGAAAATGGGGACAGTCCCCTTTTTCGGTGCGAGACCGGGGAACAGAAATCGGCATGA
- a CDS encoding nucleotidyltransferase family protein produces MTFLPEGFDWNRFLRLCEWHNVAPLVCRVLPTVVNGAVSPAAVDRLRGLSHGNTARSLFLVTELSRILGALEASGVPAYPFKGPALSVLLHGDPARRQSKDLDILVPREKLRWAIKALDALGYRAQGAREGVRLAAHRQAEYETALLRRDGRLQVELQWAVVPAYFGFDHERLGIWSRLEARAWNGSAFPVLPPEESLLLLCVHGAKHLWCKLGWVCDVAGLLASPAPPDFRRALELAERCGVKRLLLLGLLLAGRLAGARLPREVSDRIEADLMVLALARQALAVIASTPVNPDADPARYLFYLKAKDCRRDQLLFAGRLLATLAAGEWNPAALPDMLAPLYYLARPIHMAARHGTPVLRALARR; encoded by the coding sequence ATGACGTTCCTTCCGGAGGGATTCGACTGGAACCGTTTCTTGCGGCTCTGCGAGTGGCACAACGTGGCCCCGCTTGTCTGCCGGGTCCTTCCAACCGTTGTGAATGGTGCCGTATCGCCTGCCGCCGTGGACCGCCTCCGCGGGCTTTCTCACGGGAACACGGCGCGCTCGCTGTTCCTGGTGACGGAGCTGTCGCGCATCCTGGGCGCCCTCGAGGCCTCCGGCGTTCCCGCTTACCCCTTCAAGGGCCCCGCCCTGTCCGTCCTGCTCCACGGAGACCCGGCACGCCGGCAGTCGAAGGACCTGGATATCCTGGTTCCCAGAGAAAAACTCCGATGGGCCATCAAGGCCCTCGACGCGCTGGGGTACAGGGCACAAGGCGCAAGGGAGGGGGTGCGGCTTGCGGCCCACCGGCAAGCCGAGTACGAGACGGCCCTCCTGCGCCGCGACGGGAGGCTCCAGGTCGAGCTGCAGTGGGCCGTCGTCCCGGCCTATTTCGGCTTCGACCACGAAAGGCTGGGCATCTGGTCCAGGCTCGAGGCGAGAGCGTGGAACGGGAGCGCCTTTCCCGTCCTGCCGCCGGAGGAGTCGCTCCTGCTGCTCTGCGTCCACGGTGCCAAGCACCTCTGGTGCAAGCTGGGGTGGGTCTGCGACGTGGCGGGCCTGCTCGCATCGCCGGCACCCCCGGATTTCCGACGGGCCCTCGAGCTTGCGGAGCGTTGCGGCGTGAAGCGGCTCCTTCTGCTGGGGCTTCTCCTGGCCGGGCGCCTGGCGGGGGCGCGCCTGCCGCGGGAGGTCTCGGACCGGATCGAGGCGGACCTCATGGTCCTGGCCCTGGCCCGGCAGGCCCTGGCCGTCATCGCGTCGACGCCGGTGAACCCCGACGCGGACCCGGCGCGATACCTCTTCTACCTGAAAGCGAAAGACTGCCGGCGGGATCAGCTCCTCTTCGCGGGAAGGCTCCTGGCGACCCTGGCCGCCGGCGAGTGGAACCCGGCAGCCCTGCCCGACATGCTCGCGCCCCTCTACTACCTCGCCAGGCCCATCCACATGGCCGCCCGCCACGGCACGCCGGTCCTTCGGGCCCTGGCCCGCCGGTGA
- the scmE gene encoding SynChlorMet cassette radical SAM/SPASM protein ScmE, translating into MRLMRTPKKIDIDITNRCNLRCRYCYHYESAGDAGGDLPASEWLRFFEELGRCAVTEVTLAGGEPFIREDLKEIIGGIVRNRMRFQILSNGTLIDDDMADFLVSTKRCNYVQVSIDGSMPESHDAMRGRGSFAKAMQGLLTLRRRGVCTAVRVTIHRRNVRDLEAIAKLLLEDIGLGSFGTNAAGAMGLCRKNAEMVQLTTEERVLAMETLLRLTRKYNGRINAMAGPLAEARGWLEMEEARFEGKESMPNRGFLTGCGCYRSGLAVRADGVITPCTMLSHIELGRINRDDLVTVWRDHEALNALRRRQEIPLSRFSFCEGCPYLNYCTGSCPGLSYTLVGEVNHPSPDACLRKFLAEGGRLPDRALLC; encoded by the coding sequence ATGCGCCTGATGCGCACCCCGAAAAAGATCGACATCGACATCACGAACCGCTGCAACCTGCGGTGCCGCTACTGCTACCACTACGAGAGTGCAGGCGACGCAGGCGGCGACCTCCCGGCATCGGAATGGCTCCGGTTCTTCGAGGAGCTGGGCCGCTGCGCGGTCACGGAGGTGACGTTGGCCGGGGGCGAGCCCTTCATCCGGGAGGACTTGAAGGAGATCATCGGGGGGATCGTCCGTAACCGGATGCGATTCCAGATCCTGAGCAACGGAACGCTGATCGACGACGACATGGCGGACTTCCTCGTCTCGACGAAGCGCTGCAACTACGTCCAGGTCTCCATTGACGGCTCCATGCCGGAGAGCCACGACGCCATGCGGGGCAGGGGGAGTTTCGCGAAGGCCATGCAGGGCCTCCTGACCCTTCGGCGCCGCGGAGTGTGCACTGCGGTGCGCGTGACCATTCACCGCAGGAACGTCCGCGACCTCGAGGCCATTGCGAAGCTTCTCCTCGAAGATATCGGCCTCGGCTCGTTCGGGACCAATGCAGCGGGCGCGATGGGCCTGTGCCGGAAAAACGCCGAGATGGTCCAGCTCACGACGGAGGAGCGCGTACTCGCCATGGAGACGCTCCTTCGCCTGACAAGGAAATACAACGGGCGGATCAACGCCATGGCGGGGCCGCTGGCCGAGGCCAGGGGCTGGCTCGAGATGGAGGAAGCCCGTTTCGAGGGGAAGGAGTCGATGCCTAACCGCGGCTTCCTGACCGGATGCGGCTGCTACCGGTCGGGCCTCGCCGTGAGGGCCGACGGCGTCATCACACCCTGCACGATGCTCTCCCACATCGAGCTGGGGCGGATCAACCGTGACGATCTTGTCACGGTCTGGAGGGACCACGAGGCGCTCAATGCCCTGAGACGCAGACAGGAGATCCCGCTTTCCCGTTTTTCCTTCTGCGAGGGCTGTCCCTACTTGAATTATTGCACGGGCAGCTGCCCGGGCCTCTCCTACACGCTGGTCGGCGAGGTCAACCATCCGAGTCCCGACGCCTGCCTGCGGAAATTCCTCGCCGAGGGCGGGAGGCTGCCGGATCGGGCCCTGTTGTGCTGA
- a CDS encoding signal peptidase I, which yields MRPLFRPGDRIVFVLCRVEELRRGDVIIFTPPGGEERVVHRVVSIDRHGVRTRGDANPHADPWDVRQEELVGRAVAIERGGRVLPVVGGRAGHLIASCIRMVRKADHIASHVLSPCYRGLARSGLFRAMLPAALRPRVVTFEREGTREMQLFLGRRVIGRRPAGAGAWTIRRPFRIFVDERALP from the coding sequence ATGCGCCCCCTGTTTCGGCCGGGAGACCGCATTGTCTTCGTCCTCTGCCGGGTCGAAGAGCTGCGGAGGGGCGATGTCATCATCTTCACGCCGCCGGGGGGGGAGGAGCGGGTCGTCCACCGCGTCGTGTCCATCGATCGTCACGGGGTCCGGACACGGGGAGACGCGAATCCGCATGCGGACCCTTGGGACGTGAGGCAGGAGGAACTCGTCGGCCGCGCCGTGGCCATCGAGCGCGGCGGCAGGGTGCTCCCCGTCGTGGGCGGCCGGGCGGGGCACCTCATCGCCTCCTGTATTCGTATGGTCAGGAAGGCGGATCACATCGCATCCCACGTGCTGAGTCCCTGCTACCGGGGGCTGGCCCGCAGCGGGCTCTTTCGGGCCATGCTTCCCGCCGCCCTGAGGCCGCGGGTCGTCACCTTCGAGCGGGAGGGAACCCGGGAGATGCAGCTGTTCCTTGGGAGGCGCGTCATCGGGCGGCGCCCCGCTGGCGCCGGCGCGTGGACCATCCGCCGGCCTTTTCGTATCTTTGTCGATGAGCGGGCCCTGCCGTGA
- a CDS encoding acyl-CoA dehydrogenase: MNFKLTEEQELIRKNIREFCVKNVEPIAAEIDEKEAHPADLFKKLAEGGWMGIPIPTQYGGSGADYLTHAIVVEELSRSCSSTGFTVSIHVGIACMLINLLGSEEQKKKYLVPLATGQHLGAFVLTEPGAGTDVMAATTTAVKDGDAYVLNGTKTFISNGPLADTYLVFCWTDKAAGRKGMSSFIIPKGTPGLKPGEHFHKMGLRSSQTSEVVFKDCRVPAANLLGAEGAGMANAGVAFDHGRVGIAAQGVGILQAALDESIQYAKQRVQMGSPIARHQAIAWMIADMATDLQAARFLTYYAAWLKDNKLPFTKEASMAKLFAAEKAMHHTTKAVQIHGGYGYIKGAKVERLMRDAKILEIYEGTSEAQRMVISGNVLR, from the coding sequence ATGAACTTCAAGCTGACCGAGGAACAGGAACTCATCCGCAAGAACATCCGTGAATTCTGCGTGAAGAACGTGGAGCCCATCGCCGCGGAGATCGACGAGAAGGAAGCCCACCCCGCCGATCTCTTCAAGAAGCTCGCCGAGGGCGGCTGGATGGGCATTCCGATCCCCACGCAGTACGGCGGCTCCGGCGCCGATTACCTCACCCACGCCATCGTCGTGGAGGAGCTCTCGCGCTCGTGCTCCTCGACGGGGTTCACCGTCTCGATCCATGTGGGCATCGCCTGCATGCTGATCAACCTCCTGGGCAGCGAGGAGCAGAAGAAGAAGTACCTCGTGCCGCTGGCAACGGGCCAGCACCTGGGCGCCTTCGTCCTCACCGAGCCCGGGGCGGGCACGGACGTCATGGCGGCCACGACGACGGCGGTCAAGGACGGCGACGCCTACGTCCTCAACGGCACGAAGACCTTCATCTCCAACGGGCCGCTGGCCGACACGTACCTCGTCTTCTGCTGGACCGACAAGGCGGCGGGCCGCAAGGGGATGAGCTCCTTCATCATCCCCAAGGGGACGCCGGGGCTCAAGCCGGGCGAGCACTTCCACAAGATGGGCCTGCGCTCCTCCCAGACCTCGGAGGTCGTCTTCAAGGACTGCCGCGTGCCCGCGGCGAACCTGCTGGGCGCCGAGGGCGCCGGCATGGCCAACGCCGGGGTCGCCTTCGACCACGGCCGCGTGGGCATCGCCGCCCAGGGGGTGGGCATCCTCCAGGCCGCCCTCGACGAGTCCATCCAGTACGCCAAGCAGCGCGTCCAGATGGGAAGCCCCATCGCGCGCCACCAGGCCATCGCGTGGATGATCGCCGACATGGCCACGGACCTGCAGGCCGCGCGCTTCCTGACCTACTATGCCGCCTGGCTCAAGGACAACAAGCTGCCCTTCACCAAGGAGGCCTCGATGGCGAAGCTCTTCGCCGCCGAGAAGGCCATGCACCACACGACCAAGGCCGTCCAGATCCACGGCGGCTACGGCTACATCAAGGGCGCCAAGGTGGAGCGGCTGATGC
- a CDS encoding glycosyltransferase family 2 protein, producing the protein MKVSVVIPVHNGERYLSQAVESALAQTHRDLELLIVDDGSTDGSRAVAERFAREDARVRVLAQPNRGVAAAGNRGLEEARGEWVARLDADDLFVPDKLERQLAFVRRHPDVRIAGTLGHFIDARGRVLGLVNGEGPFTRAEFEAMAARGEPVFFVHSSTLMHRETVLAIGGYRERFIQAEDIDLWLRMAERGHLLLKMPEPLVLYRLHAESLTMSRNAEQKLQHRWVMACAGARGKGREEPSLEAFLQSERRRPWPDRVHGGRREAGERLYQRAALHYACGRWAALAACLCLAACLNPRHVIPRLWDRKLGPALERHLPGETPVPIPLAGREEACRHAPGT; encoded by the coding sequence ATGAAAGTTTCCGTCGTCATACCCGTCCATAACGGGGAGCGATACCTGTCGCAGGCCGTCGAGAGCGCCCTGGCGCAGACGCACCGGGACCTGGAGCTGCTGATCGTCGACGACGGCTCGACGGACGGCAGCCGCGCCGTCGCCGAGCGCTTCGCCCGCGAGGACGCGCGCGTCCGCGTCCTTGCGCAGCCGAACCGGGGCGTGGCCGCCGCGGGGAACCGGGGCCTCGAGGAGGCCCGGGGCGAATGGGTCGCCCGCCTCGACGCGGACGACCTGTTTGTGCCCGACAAGCTGGAGAGGCAGCTGGCCTTCGTCCGGCGGCACCCCGACGTGCGCATCGCGGGCACCCTGGGGCACTTCATCGACGCGAGGGGCCGCGTGCTCGGCCTCGTGAACGGCGAAGGGCCTTTCACGAGGGCCGAGTTCGAGGCGATGGCGGCCCGGGGAGAGCCCGTGTTTTTCGTCCACTCCTCGACGCTCATGCACCGGGAAACCGTTCTTGCCATCGGCGGCTACCGCGAGCGGTTCATCCAGGCCGAGGACATCGACCTGTGGCTCCGGATGGCCGAGAGGGGGCACCTGCTGCTGAAGATGCCGGAGCCGCTCGTGCTGTACCGGCTGCACGCAGAGTCGCTCACGATGTCGCGAAACGCCGAGCAGAAACTCCAGCACCGCTGGGTCATGGCCTGCGCCGGGGCGAGGGGGAAGGGAAGGGAAGAGCCCTCGCTCGAGGCGTTTCTCCAATCCGAGAGGCGCAGGCCCTGGCCCGACCGTGTGCACGGGGGCCGCCGGGAGGCGGGCGAGCGCCTCTACCAGCGCGCGGCCCTGCACTACGCCTGCGGCCGCTGGGCAGCGCTTGCGGCCTGCCTGTGCCTTGCCGCCTGCCTCAACCCCCGGCACGTGATTCCGCGGCTCTGGGACCGCAAGCTCGGCCCCGCGCTTGAGAGGCACCTGCCCGGTGAAACCCCAGTCCCGATTCCCCTGGCCGGGCGAGAGGAGGCCTGCCGGCATGCGCCCGGAACATGA
- the scmF gene encoding SynChlorMet cassette radical SAM/SPASM protein ScmF, which produces MDVSQHQTAPVPAGRGGVVTAARPVPSLNTLYFYLTEGCNLRCRHCWIEPPHQSATRQYPAVEPELFRHIIDQAKPLGLTSVKLTGGEPLMHPRIGEILAILRDERLRFNMETNGVLCTPELARELVRSGMFHVSVSLDGADAETHEWVRGVKGCFDAALQGIRNLVTAGARPQVIMTLMRRNAGQIEAVVRLAESVGASSVKFNIVQPTARGVKMHEAGETLPIHEIVRIGSWVEDELSAGTKLRLFYSHPVAFRPLGKIYGREGSGCGVCGIHGILGVLGNGSYALCGIGETVPELVFGHAAKDALADVWRETPVLNEIREGLPRRLEGICSECLMKGVCLGSCVAQNYYRSRNLWAPHWYCEEARALDLFPGMRLAPPTARNSVAPRHATRQASGQEGEAPTSLGAQGCAVDHPWNPIRSVRTGRA; this is translated from the coding sequence ATGGACGTGAGTCAACATCAGACGGCGCCTGTCCCCGCAGGCCGTGGCGGGGTGGTCACGGCAGCCCGCCCTGTCCCGTCTCTCAACACGCTTTACTTTTACCTGACCGAGGGGTGCAACCTCCGGTGCCGCCACTGCTGGATCGAGCCGCCGCATCAGTCTGCGACGCGGCAATACCCCGCCGTGGAGCCGGAGCTGTTCCGGCATATCATCGACCAGGCAAAGCCCCTGGGACTCACGTCCGTGAAGCTCACCGGCGGCGAGCCTCTCATGCACCCGCGCATCGGGGAAATCCTCGCAATCCTCCGCGACGAGAGACTCCGCTTCAACATGGAGACCAACGGCGTCCTGTGCACGCCGGAACTGGCACGGGAACTCGTCCGTTCGGGGATGTTCCACGTGTCCGTGAGTCTCGACGGGGCCGACGCCGAGACCCACGAGTGGGTCCGCGGCGTGAAGGGCTGCTTCGACGCCGCCCTTCAGGGGATTCGGAACCTCGTCACGGCCGGCGCCCGGCCGCAGGTCATTATGACGCTGATGCGGAGAAACGCAGGCCAGATCGAGGCGGTCGTCCGCCTGGCCGAGTCCGTCGGCGCATCGTCGGTGAAATTCAACATCGTCCAGCCCACGGCCCGCGGCGTGAAGATGCACGAGGCGGGGGAGACTCTGCCGATCCATGAGATCGTCAGGATCGGGTCCTGGGTTGAAGACGAACTCTCTGCGGGCACGAAGCTCCGCCTTTTCTATTCCCACCCCGTTGCGTTCCGGCCCCTGGGGAAGATCTACGGCCGTGAGGGGTCCGGCTGCGGGGTCTGCGGCATCCACGGCATCCTGGGCGTGCTGGGAAACGGCTCGTATGCGCTCTGCGGGATCGGCGAGACGGTGCCGGAGCTCGTCTTCGGCCACGCCGCAAAGGATGCCCTGGCCGATGTGTGGAGAGAAACCCCCGTGCTCAACGAGATCCGCGAGGGCCTGCCGCGGCGACTTGAGGGCATCTGCTCGGAGTGCCTCATGAAAGGCGTCTGCCTCGGGAGCTGCGTCGCCCAGAATTATTACCGGAGCAGGAATCTCTGGGCGCCGCACTGGTACTGCGAGGAGGCGAGGGCACTGGACCTCTTCCCCGGTATGCGTCTTGCTCCCCCAACGGCACGGAACAGCGTTGCACCACGGCATGCCACGCGACAGGCCTCCGGGCAGGAGGGAGAAGCCCCGACATCGCTCGGCGCGCAGGGATGCGCAGTCGATCATCCCTGGAATCCGATTCGTTCGGTCAGGACAGGGCGCGCATGA
- a CDS encoding ABC transporter ATP-binding protein has product MKTWIEYLRSGLARKAPEDRLAEGKTSAGIVENLRRHLPFFRRHWKKASLGAGFILLNAAMAFPMPLVSRFVIDDVILGRQLALLPWVLLVMATLALFTRAAGLFQSWFFLRYSQEITLDIQKQVLDHSFSLPKAFFDRNQAGYLMARMTGDIGGVTWFLSGSLVGILTNILYFVGGLALLLWLEWRLALAALAAVPVYLFALRRFSDRMHALNHAGNEENARYMSGFQETLDAIPLVKAFAAEDRAVGKIMAGLRGVFRLSAERSVVASVTGLALSSTPSLVNFGVFAVGAWWVITGHWSLGSLFAFQAYLGRVFGPAQSLASTGLQMQSIRASLERLTALLDVAPETGGGHRVESLRGEVEFRDVSFAYDPANPVLKGVSFHVRAGERVAVVGPSGAGKTTLLGLLLRFYAPTGGEVLYDGRPAADYDVRSLRQRIGYVAQSPALLSGTIGENLRYGNPGATDGEIARAARVAGIHDFIESLPDGYGAKLGEKGVNLSEGQRQRLAIARALVKNPDILVLDEPTAALDAPTEKSIIEALPRETRGKTIFVAAHRLSTLIGCDRILVLNENRLVAAGTHAELMRSCETYRALFGGQLIPEGKGKVIPYESFRRHTRP; this is encoded by the coding sequence ATGAAAACCTGGATTGAATATCTTAGAAGCGGGCTTGCGCGAAAGGCGCCGGAGGACCGGCTCGCCGAGGGGAAGACCTCTGCGGGCATCGTCGAGAACCTGCGCCGGCACCTCCCCTTCTTCCGCCGGCACTGGAAGAAGGCGTCCCTGGGCGCAGGCTTCATCCTCCTCAACGCCGCGATGGCCTTCCCCATGCCGCTCGTCTCGCGCTTCGTCATCGACGACGTCATCCTGGGCAGGCAGCTGGCGCTCCTGCCCTGGGTGCTGCTCGTCATGGCAACCCTGGCGCTGTTCACGCGCGCCGCGGGCCTTTTCCAGAGCTGGTTCTTCCTTCGCTACAGCCAGGAGATCACCCTGGACATCCAGAAGCAGGTGCTGGACCACTCCTTCAGCCTGCCCAAGGCCTTCTTCGACCGCAACCAGGCGGGTTACCTCATGGCCCGCATGACGGGCGACATCGGCGGCGTGACCTGGTTCCTCTCGGGCAGCCTCGTGGGCATCCTCACGAACATCCTGTATTTCGTGGGCGGGCTCGCCCTCCTGCTCTGGCTGGAGTGGCGGCTCGCGCTGGCGGCCCTGGCCGCCGTGCCGGTCTACCTCTTTGCCCTGCGGCGCTTCTCCGACCGGATGCACGCCCTGAACCACGCGGGCAACGAGGAGAACGCCCGGTACATGAGCGGCTTCCAGGAAACACTCGACGCCATCCCTCTCGTCAAGGCCTTCGCCGCCGAGGATCGGGCCGTCGGGAAGATCATGGCCGGCCTGCGCGGGGTGTTCCGGCTGTCGGCGGAGCGCTCCGTCGTGGCATCCGTGACCGGCCTCGCCCTCTCGTCGACGCCCAGCCTCGTGAACTTCGGCGTCTTCGCCGTGGGCGCCTGGTGGGTCATCACGGGGCACTGGAGCCTGGGTTCCCTCTTCGCCTTCCAGGCCTACCTCGGCCGCGTCTTCGGACCCGCGCAGTCGCTCGCCTCGACGGGGCTGCAGATGCAGAGCATCCGGGCCTCGCTCGAGCGGCTCACGGCACTGCTCGACGTCGCGCCGGAAACGGGGGGCGGGCATCGGGTCGAGTCCCTCCGAGGCGAGGTGGAGTTCCGCGATGTCTCCTTCGCCTACGACCCGGCGAACCCCGTCCTGAAGGGCGTCAGCTTCCACGTGCGGGCGGGCGAGCGCGTCGCCGTCGTGGGGCCCAGCGGCGCGGGCAAGACGACGCTGCTCGGCTTGCTGCTGCGCTTCTACGCCCCGACGGGGGGCGAGGTACTCTACGACGGCAGGCCCGCCGCGGACTACGACGTCCGGTCGCTCAGGCAGCGGATCGGCTACGTCGCGCAGAGCCCGGCCCTGCTGTCCGGCACCATCGGCGAGAACCTCCGCTACGGAAACCCCGGGGCGACGGACGGGGAGATCGCCCGCGCGGCCCGAGTGGCGGGCATCCACGATTTCATCGAAAGCCTGCCCGACGGCTACGGCGCCAAGCTGGGCGAGAAAGGCGTGAACCTCTCCGAGGGGCAGAGGCAGCGCCTGGCCATTGCAAGGGCCCTCGTGAAGAACCCGGACATCCTCGTTCTCGACGAACCCACGGCGGCCCTCGACGCCCCGACGGAGAAGTCCATCATCGAGGCGCTGCCCCGCGAGACGCGCGGCAAGACGATTTTCGTCGCGGCCCACCGGCTCTCGACGCTCATCGGCTGCGACCGCATCCTCGTGCTGAATGAAAACCGCCTCGTTGCCGCCGGGACGCACGCGGAGCTCATGCGGTCGTGCGAGACCTACCGCGCGCTGTTCGGCGGCCAGCTCATCCCCGAGGGGAAGGGCAAGGTGATTCCCTATGAAAGTTTCCGTCGTCATACCCGTCCATAA